The following nucleotide sequence is from Pseudomonas sp. S09G 359.
CCGCCCACCTGTTCGCTGGCCCAGCGCCGGGTGCCGCCGTGGTTGAAGTCGCGGGCGTCGATCACCTCGACCCGCGCGCCGAACTCGCGAAAGCGCGCCACGGTGTCGTCGCTGGAGGCGCTGTCCACCACCAGCATTTCGTCCGGTTGCAGGGTTTGCATCTTCAGCGCCGGCAGCAGTCGCGCCAGGTGGCTGGAGGCGTTACGGGTCGGGATGATCAGGGACGTGCGCATATCATTTGTTCACATCGAGGGCGGGTGCGCGCCCGTAGATGTCGTCGAAGCGCACGATATCGTCTTCGCCCAGGTACTCGCCGCTCTGCACCTCGATCATCACCAGGTCGATGATGCCGGGGTTGGTCAGGCGGTGTTTGTGCCCGGCCGGGATGTAGGTGGATTCGTTGGCGTTGATCAGGAATTCGCGATCGCCATTGGTGATCTGCGCCGCGCCGCTGACCACTACCCAATGCTCGCTGCGGTGGTGGTGCATCTGCAACGACAGCGATGCCTGGGGCTTGACCACGATGCGCTTGATCTTGAAGCGGCTGCTTTCCTCGAGCACGGTGTAGGTGCCCCACGGCCGTGTGACGGTGCGGTGCAGGCTGTACGCCGGATGGTTCTGGCGCTTGAGCTCGGCGACGATGTAGCGCACATCCTGGCTGCGGTTGGCGTCGGCGATCAGCAGGGCGTCGGGGGTGTCGACAATGATCAGGTCGTGCACGCCCACAGCGCCCAACACGCGCTTGGGCGAGTCGATGTAGCAGTTGTGCACGTCATGCAAAATCGCTTCGCCATTGACCTGGTTGCCATGGGCGTCGCTGGGGGTGAGTTGGCGCAGGGCTTCCCAGGAACCAATGTCGCTCCAGCCGATGTCGCAGGGCACCACGGCGACCTGGCTGGACTTCTCCATCAACGCCACGTCGATGGAAATGTCCGGCGCACTGCCAAATGCCTCCGCGTCCAGTTCACGCTGGCGCGACGTTTTGTTTTGCAGGCTCTGGCTGTGCTCAAGTGCGGCGCAGGCAGCTTCCAGCACATCCGGGGCGTGGGTGGCCAGTTCGTCCACCAGCGTGCTGGCCTTGAAGCAGAACATGCCGGCGTTCCACAGGTGCTTGCCGCCGTCCAGGTAGTCTTGGGCAGTGGCCAGGTCGGGCTTTTCGACAAAGCGTTTGACCCGGTTGCCATGGCTCAGTTTTTCGCCTTGTTCGATATAGCCAAAGCCGGTTTCCGGGTGATCAGGCTGGATGCCGAAGGTCACCAGATAGCCGGCCTCGGCCAGGTCGCGGGCCTGGGTCACGGCTGCGGCGAACGCCACTTCGTTGAGGATCAGGTGGTCGGCGGGCATCACCAGCAACGGCGCGTCGTCGCCGAAATGCTCCTGCACATGCAGCGCCGCCACGGCAATCGCCGCTGCGGTGTTGCGGCCGAACGGCTCGAGCAACAGGTCCAGGGGCAGGTGGGCCTTGTTGACCCCTCGGTAGTCATCCAGGGTGCGGAACAGCAGGTCGCGGTTGGTCACCGTCAACACGCTTTCCACGCCGGGCAACTTGGCGGCGCGCTGGAAGGTTTTTTGCAGCAGGCTCTGGCCGTCGCGCATGCGCATGAAGGGCTTGGGCATGTTCTGCCGCGACACCGGCCACAACCGCGTACCCGAACCACCGGAAATGATGCAGGGAATTAATCCGTTGAGTGTGTTCATCAATAGACTTCCTTGGTGGAAAGGACGGCCGGGACCGTCATGAAGACGATGTACAAGTCAAACCACACCGACCATTTGGAGATGTACTCGAGGTCGTACTCGACACGTTTCTGGATCTTGAACAGGGTGTCGGTTTCACCCCGGTAGCCGTTGATCTGCGCCCAGCCGGTGATGCCCGGCTTCACCCGGTGGCGTGAGCTGTATTCGCTCACCGCGACTTCGAAGGGAACGCCTGCCGCTTTGGTCGCCGTGGCATGCGGGCGCGGGCCGACCATGGACATGTTGCCCAGCAGCACGTTGAACAGCTGCGGCAGCTCGTCGATGCTGGTCTTGCGGATAATGCGGCCCACGCCAGTGATGCGCGGGTCCTGGCGGGTGGTCTGGCGTTCGGCGGTGAAGTCACTCTGGTCGGTGTACATCGAGCGGAACTTGAACACGCGGATCTCATTGTCGTTGTAGCCGTAGCGGTTCTGGCGAAACAGCACCGGGCCCTTGGAGTCGAGCTTGATCGCAATCGCGGTGGCCACCATCACCGGCGACAGACACACCAGCGCCACGCTGGCCAGCAGCAAATCCTCCAGGCGCTTGATCACCGGCGACCAACCGCGCAGGGGCAATTGCGAGGTGTTGAACATCAGGATGCCGCCGACGTCGGTGATTTTGCTGTGGCCGTAGCGCAGGGCGGCCATGTCGGGCACCAGCATCACGTTCACCGACATCTGCCGCAGGCGGTTGACCAACCCGTGGATGCGCTGCTCGGCGGCCCAGGGCAGGCAGATCATTACCTGGTTGACCTGCTCGCCGCGGATCAGTTTTTCCAGGTCGCGGGTGTTGCCCAGCAAGGGCAGGTTGCTCAGTTCCTTGGGGATGCGCTCGGTGCGGTCGTCGATGAAGCCGATCAGTCCGGAGCGGATATCGCCGTTGCGTTGCAGGTGGTCGGCGACGTGCACGGCAGTGTCGGTGAACCCGAGGATCACCGTGCGCTGCAGGTATTTGCCGGCGCGCATCAGCTTGCGGTACAGGCGCAGCATTATCAGGCGTTCAAGGCAGAACAAACCCAGGCTGGCGAAGTACCAGGCGACCAGGTTGCGTGGGCTCAATTGCGGGAAAAACTGCAGGATCTGGTACATGAACAGCAGGATGCAGAACGCCGCCGACCAGGCCTTGATCTTGGTTTTCAGGCGCAGGCGGTTGCTGAACAGTTCCTCGGAATAGATCCCCAGGGCCTGGAACAGAATGATGGTCAGGACCGCAAAAAATACCAGCAGTCCCAAGAAGTGGGCGCGCAGCTCGGATTCCAGCGGGTCAATGAAAATCACCAGCACCAGAGGCGGCAGGATGGCAGAGAGGCCATGGATAAACTTGACGAAAACAACAAAGAACTCGACAAAACCGGCACGTGTTAAAAACAAGCTGTCGACGGACGACTTCTCTCGCATAAAACATTCCTCATTGCACTCCAGACTCTGCTGTTCGCGTGTTTGTTCAATAAGGCAGTGGCTGCTTTAGAGGACACTTCGAACCAGGGCTACTCTGGGTAATACGCAACTATCAATCCAAATGCATAAACCAAACAAAGCTATCCATTTGAAGGGAATCTGCGGGGTAGTGGCTGAAGGAGTGTTCCTTTTGTGTGTTAGTCAACGAATTGACGATGGTGCGGAGGCGGCATACTAGACAGGTTAATCAGTCTCTTTAGCGGCATTTTATTGACTTTCCTTGTCCGAACACTCGGTGAATGGGTGTGTTTTTGAGTGTAGGAACAAATATCAAATTTTTCCTGCTTAAAGGAAAAACCTTTTTCGAAAGGGGCTGGGAAAGGGGGACAAAGAGGCGGTGGCAGAGCGCACTAAGTGCCCTGCCACACGGGGTTTGGGGGGATCAGAAGTTGCCTTTCAAACTAACTGTGAAATTACGCGGTTCACCATAAAAGTTGCCCCATGCGGCTGTTCCGACGGTGCTGTAGTAGCTTTTATCGAACAAATTGTTGCCGTTGAGCGCCACGCTCCAGGTGTCATCGATGCGGTAGCCCAGGCGTGCATTCCAGGTTGCATAACCGGCCTGTTCCAGCTTGATGGTTTGCACGCGGTAGTTGCTGCTCTGGGCATTGACCCCGGCGCCCACGCTCCATTTCGACAGGGCGCCGTCGAGCTGGTAATCGCCCCACATCCGCAGCATGTGGCGCGGTACGTAGGTGTTGGAGCTGCCGCCTTCAATGGCGCTGTCGATGTTCTTCAACGACTTGGTCTGGGTGTAGGTGTAGCCGCCGGAGACCTGCAGGCGTTCGAGCACTTCGCCGCTGATTTCGGCTTCTACGCCCTGGGCGCGGACCTTGCCGGTGTCGGTGTAGCAATAGCCATCGGCGGAGGTTGCGCAGAAGCTGGTGTAGTCGGTTTCGGCGCCGTTTTCCTCGATGGCACGGAACAGTGCGAGGGAGCTGTTGAGGCGCCCGTCGAACCATTCGCCCTTGATGCCCAGCTCATAGTTGTTGCCGATTTTCGGCTTGAGTGCCGCGCCATCTGCCGTGGCGTATGAGCTTTGCGGCTGGAAGATATCGGCGTAGCTGGCGTACACCGAAAGGTGCTCGTCGAGGTCATAGATCAATGCGGCAAACGGTGTGACCTCGCCGGTTTCCTTGGTGCGCGCGTCTTGCACGGCCCATTCGCCCCAGGCCAGGTTATTCGACTGGCGCCGGTTCTCGTACCAGCTCACGCGGCTGCCGACAATGAACATCAACGGTTCGGCCAGGCGCAGGCGCAAGGTGGCGTAGGTGCCGTATTGGGTGGCGGTTTCCTTGACCGTGCCGCCGCGGTACATGTTCGGCCAGAAGGTGCTGTTGGCCGGTTCCGGGAAGTGGTGGTTGGGTTGGTAGATGCTCTGGCGCGTGGGCAGGTTCTGGATCGCGTAGATGTCGTCCTGGGTGCCACGGCTGCCGTTGGCGCCGAGGATCAACTCGTGCTCAAGGCCAAAGGCCTGGAATTTGCCGTCGACGTAGGCGTCGAGGCCGTAGTCCCGGTGGTCGTAGTCCATCAGTGCAGCGTAGGAATTGGCCGTGGGCGCCGGGTTGCCATAGGCGATGGTGCCTTCGCTGGCGGCGTATTTGGTGTCTTGGCGGTTACTGCTGTGCACCGCCGCCGCCTTGAATTTCCAATCTTCGTTGAACTGGTGGGTAAGGTCGGCGAAGTAGGTGGTGCGTCGGCTTTGCCAGTCGTTCCAGGATTGGCCCAGGCAGGTGGAACGGCTGAGGTTGGCGCTTTTGCCGTCGGCGTAGCGCGGTATGCCGCCCCAGCAGGGGCTGGCGTCGACGTCTTCGTAGCTGGCGCCAACGCCCAGGGTGGTGTCGGGGCTGAGGTCGAAGTCCAGGGCGCCGTAGTACGCCTGGTCCTTGCGCTTTTGAACGTCCATGAACGAGCCGCGATCCTGCTGGCTGATCGCCACGCGGCCGCGCACGGTGCCACTCTCATTCAGCGCGCCGCCGGTGTCGACGTCGGCGCGGTAGTTGTCCCAGGTGCCGGCGGACAGCGACAGGCTGGTGGTGGGCTTGGCCTGGGGCCGCTTGCGCACGAAATTTACCGCACCGCTGGCGGTGCCAGCCCCCTTGAGCATGCCGGCCGCGCCCTTGAGCACCTCGACACGGTCGTAGATCGCCATGTTGGCGCTGAAACTGTCGGCCTGTACGTAGTCCTTGCCCATGTCCAGGGGCACGCCGTCGTACTGGTACTGGCCGAGCATCTTGAAACCACGCGAATAGAAGTACTTGCCGCCCATAGGCGAGGCGTAGCTGGTGATCCCCGGGGTGTGTTCCATCACGTCTTCGATGGTGGTGAGGTTCTGGTCGTCCATCAACTGGCGGGTCATCACGCTGACCGACTGCGGCGTTTCCCGCAGGCTGTGTTCGCCTTTGCCGATGGTGACGGCGCCGGTGGTGTAGGAACCGGTGCCGTCAGTGGTTGCCCCCAGGCGATCACCGGTGACCAGGGTGGCGCCCAGGTTCAGCGTGCCGCTGTCCGCCACTTGCGGTAGCAGCAGCCAGGTGCTGTTGCCCTGGCGCTGGGCCTGCAGGCCCTGGCCGCGCAGCAACTGGCCGAGCGCCTGTTCGCGGTCGAAGCGGCCGTTGAGGCCCTGGCTGGTCTTGCCGGCGACGCTGGTGGCGTCGTACGACAGGCTGACGCCGGCCTGGCGGGCGAACTGGTCCAGTGCAGTGGCCAGGGCGCCGGCGGCGATGTTCCAGTCGCGGGCTTGCGTGTCACTGGCCGGCTCGGCCTGCGCGGCCAATGGCACCACGCCACCGCCCAGGCAGGCGCCGAGCAAGGCGGCCTGCACCGCGCGTTTAAGAGGGGAACGTTGGGAAGGGAACGCTTGCATGACCGCGGGGTGCTCCTGAAAGGAAGTGGACAGAACCGGCCTGTTGATCGGCCTTTCCTTACAGGTCGAGCGGCAATGAGAATTCACCTCATTTATTTTTCGATTAGTTAAACGCGAGGTGAAACGGTCACCCAATAACGGCTGCGGTAGGTCACATCGACCTTGAGCGATTGCGCCACAAGGCCCAGCACCTGATCGGTGTCGTCCAACTGATAGGTGCCCGATACACGCAAGCCGGCCACCGCCGCGCTGCACCGCACCAAGCCATTACGATAACGGCCCAGCTCGGCGAGGAAGTCATCCAGGCGCATGTTGTGGGCGCTGATCACGCCGTCGCTCCAGCCCCAGGGGTCGAGGCCATTGGCGATGGGCGGGCGGACGCCGCTGCGGTCGAACAGCACCTGTTCGCCGGGCTTGATCAGTTGCCGCGCCGTGGCGTCATGGCTGTCGGCAAACAGCGCCACGCTGCCCTGTTGCACCGCGAGAGAGGTGCCCTGGGCTTCTTCGCGCACCAGCAAGCGCGTGCCGAGGGCGCGCAGGTAACCGTCGCGGGTTTGGACCCAGAAGGGGCGGCTGTCAGCGCCCGTGTCCAGCAGTATTTCACCGTGGTGCAGGTGCACCAGGCGCCGTTCCTGGGTGAATGCGGTGTCGATGGCGCTGGCGCTGTTGAGCTGGATTTTGCTGCCGTCGTTCAAGGCCAGCCAGCGCCGTTCGCCGGTGGCGGTGCGGTAGTCGGCGATCAAGCCGGGTAGGGGCGTGTAGTCGCGGCCCAGCCAGGTCAATCCCGCCGCACCCGCTACCAGCCCGAGCAGCTTCAAGCCATCACGGCGGCTGATGCGTTGGCGTGCACCGTGCAGGGCATGGCGCCCGACCTGGGGCGGCAACTGGCTGAAATCGTCATTCATGCTCGCCACCCGCTGCCATACCTGCTGGTGCTCGGCGCTGGTGTGCAACCAGCGATCAAAGGCGGCGGTGCTGGCGTCGTCGGCGATGTTAAAGCGCAGCGTGATCATCCACTGGATGGCCTGGTCGACCAGGCGCGGGTCATAGTTCGGCATAGCGCAACCGATAGCAGGCGTGCAGCGCCTTGGACAAGTCACGCTCCACGGTGGCCTTTGAGACGCCGAGGCGCTTGGCGATCTGCGCGCAGGTCAGGCCGTCCAGTTGTGCCAGCAGGAAGGCTTCGCGTACCCGTGGTTTGAGCTGATCGAGCAGGCGGTCGATGCGTTCCAGGCTGTCGAGGATCAGCAGTCGGGTTTCCTCGGACGGCACCTCGACCTGCGGGAAATGCGCGAGGCTGTCGAGGTAGGCGCGCTCCAGCTCGCGGCGCCGGTATTGGTCGATCATCAGGCTGCGCGCGATGCTGCTCAGGTAGGCCCGCGGTTGCTGCAAGGCCTGCTGCTTGCGCGCATTGAGCAGGCGCACGAAGGTTTCCTGCGCCAGGTCGGCGGCGTGTTCACGGCAGCCGGTACGCCGGCTCAGCCAGCCGCGCAGCCAGGAGGAATGGGTATGGTACAGCTGGCCGATGGCGGCATGATCCAGTGGGTGGTCGCTCGACATGGGCATCCTGGCGCAGCAGTCTTAATTGATAATGTTTCGCATTCTAGACGTTGGCTGTGGGAATGAGCAATTCCGGCGAACAATGTATCCAGCACAATTTTTTGTTGGCCTGGGGCCTGCGGATTAATCTGCGGGTTTGCCCTGCGGAGCGTTTGAGCATGATCGACCTTGCGACCCTGGCGGTGTTTTCAGGTGCGGTGTTACTGCTGTTGTTATCGCCGGGGCCGAATATGGCGTTTGTGATCAGCCATGGCGTGACCCATGGCTGGCGAGGCGGGGTGGCGTCGGCCTTGGGTATCGGCGTGGCGGACCTGCTGCTGACGCTGTTGACTGCCACCGGGGTGACAGCATTGGTGGCCAGTTGGCCGCCGTCTTTTGATTTGATCCGCTATGCGGGGGTGGTCTATCTGTTGTGGCTTGCGTTCAAGACCGTGCAGAAACGCTCTGGCCTGGACACGGCTGACGTCAGCCGAATACCCCTGGGCCGGGTATTTTGGCAAGCCATGTTGAACAGTTTGCTGAACCCCAAGGCGTTGTTGTTTTTTTGGTATTCCTGCCGCAATTTGTGCGGCCTGAGGCCGGGGCCATAGCCACGCAACTGATGGTGCTAGGCGCGGTGCTGACGTTGATTGCAGGGCTGTTCCACATGCTGTTGGGAGTTTTTGGTGGTGCGCTGAGCCGATTCTTTGCGACGCGCTCACAAGGTGCCTTGCTACAAAAATGGGGCCTGGCGACGGTGTTGACCTTGCTGGCCGTGCGCTTGGCGTTGATGTCGCGCCCCACCTGATTGCTTTTTTGTGGCGAGCGCATTTCTGTAGCAAGCCCGCTTGTTGTGGCGAGCGGGCTTGCCCGCGTTGGGCTGCGTAGCAGCCCCCATCAGATTCACCGCGTTCCTTCAGGAATTACGCGGCGTCAGGTTTTAGGGCCGCTGCGCGCCCCAACGCGGGCAAGCCCGCTCGCCACAGGTATTCACCGCGGGCCTTAGCGACTCCAGCGTGCGCTTGACGGAGATGCTGCGCCCCAACTGATTGCCTGTGTGGCAAGCCCGCTCGCCACAGGCCCGTGATCTCGCCGCGGGCTTTAGCGACTCCAGCGTGCGCTTGGCGGCGATGCCGCGCCCCAATTGATTGCTTGTTGTGGCGAGCGGGCTTGCCCGCGTTGGGCTGCGTAGCAGCCCCATCAGATTCACCGTGTTCCTTCAGGAATTACGCGGGGTCCGGTTTTGGGGCCGCTGCGCGCCCCAACGCGGGCAAGCCCGCTCATCACACAAGCTTGTTCGCCACGGGTATTGCGGTGTGTCAGCCCAACCGTGCAGCCGCCCGTGCGGTGATCTCGCCGCGGACTTTACGCGACTCCAACGTGCGCTTTTTGGCCTCTTCCAGCACATGCGCAGGCGCCGTCTCTGGGCTGCCGGAGTTGAACGGCGGCGCCGGCGCATATTCGATCTGCAACTGCACCAGTTGCGCCGCCGCTTCGCTGTACAGCTCGGCCGCCAGGGTCAGCGCGAAGTCGATGCCGGCGGTGATGCCGCCACCGGTGAACAGGTTGCCGTCGCGCACCACGCGGTCCTGTACCGGGATGGCGCCGAGCGGGGCGAGCATGTCGTGGTAGGCCCAGTGGGTTGTGGCCTTGCGGCCGCGCAGCAAGCCCGCCGCGCCGAGTACCAGCGAGCCGGTGCACACTGAGGTCACGTAGCGCGCGGTGTGTGCCTGGGCCTTGAGGAAGTCCAGGGTCTGCACATCTTCCATCAGCGCGCCGACGCCGGAACCGCCGGGCACGCAGATCACATCCAGGTTCGGGCAGTCGGCATAGGTGGTGGTCGGGGTGAACACCAGGCCGGTGCTGGAAGTAACGGGCGCGAGGTCTTTCCACACCAGGTGCAACTTCACGTCCGGCAGCGAACCGAGCACGTCATAGGGGCCGGTCAGGTCCAGTTGCTGGATGCCGGGGAACAACAGAAAGCCGATCTGCAAGGTCATGAATGAAACTCCAATAAAGGGGTGGACGGCTTCACTCTAGAGGCCTAGGCTTTGGCGAGTACGCCATTGAACCCACAAATCACGCCAATCATGCCCAGACTGATCCACGTGCTTGCTTTCGATAATGCCCAGGTGCTCGACGTGACCGGGCCGTTGCAGGTCTTCGCCTCGGCCAATGACCTGGCGCGCCAGCGCGGTTTGCCGCTGCCTTACGCCGTCAACGTGATCGCCGACCAGGCCGAGCCGGTGATGACCTCCGCCGGCCTGGCGCTGGTGGCGCAGCCGTTGCCCGCCGCCGATGCGCCCTGTGACACCTTGGTCATCGCCGGCGGCTGGGGCGTGTATGGCGCTGCCGAAGACCTGTCGTTGGTGGACTGGGTGCGCGAAAAAGCCCGGCACTCGCGGCGCATGACCTCGGTGTGCACCGGCGCCTTCCTGCTCGCTGCCAGCGGTTTGCTCGATGGCTGCCGCGTCGCCACCCACTGGACCCGTTGCGAAGAACTTGCGCACAAGTTTCCCGCGCTGACGGTGGAAGCCAACCCGATCTTTATCCAGCAAGGCTCGGTGTGGACCTCCGCCGGTGTCACCGCCGGCATCGACCTGTGCCTGGCTCTGGTCGAGGAAGACCTGGGCCGCGCCGTGGCTCTGGAAGTGGCGCGGCACCTGGTGGTGTTCCTCAAGCGCCCCGGTGGCCAGTCGCAGTTCAGCGTGACCCTGGCCCTGCAAAAGGGCGGCAGCCGCTTCGCCGAATTGCACGCCTGGGTCGCCGAAAACCTCACCCTCGACCTGAGCATTGCAACCCTGGCCGCCCAGGCGGGCATGAGCGAGCGCAGCTTCGTGCGCCACTACCGCGCCGAAACCGGCCAGACCCCCGCGCGCGCCGTTGAACTGATCCGCGTGGAAACCGCGCGCCGCCAGTTGGCGGACAGCACGGCATCAATCAAGCGCATCGCCGTGCAGTGCGGTTTCGGCTGTGAAGAGACCTTGCGCCGCAGCTTTGTGCGCGCCCTGGAAGTTACGCCCCAGGCCTACCGCGAGCGCTTCTGCGAGCCGGTTTAAACGAAAACGTACACAGTTGAACCAAGGTGCTATGTTGCCTGACTACCTGCCGCAGTCAGCTCTCAGTACTGCGCCGCTACTCCCTCCGCCCCCCGGCGTGACATTGCCCATGAAACCATTGACTGCCACCGGCGCCGACCTCAGGGACGACTGCGCCAGCGAGCCTATTCATATTCCTGGCGCGATCCAGCCCCATGGCGTGTTGTTGACCCTCAGCGAGCCGACACTGGTGGTGCTGCAGGCCAGCGCCAACATCAATACCGAACTGGGCCTGGGCACCGCGTCGGTGACCGGCCAGGCGCTGGGCAGCTTGATTGGCGAAGCGGCGCTGGCCCAGGTGCGGCTGGCCCTTGCGGACCTGGATGCGGATGAGGACGAGCAGCATCAAGTCACCCTAAAAGGTGCGCTGTACGACGCCTTGCTGCACCGCCACCAAGGGCTGTTGTTTCTGGAGCTGGAGCGCGCCGTGATACCCCAGCATGCGGCAGCCCTGCACGTCGCCCGCACCTTGCGCCGCCTGCAATCAGCGAAGACCCTCGATGGGCTGTACCAGATCTGTGTCACTGAAATCCGTGCATTGACCGGCTATGACCGGGTCACCCTGTACCGTTTCGAACAGGAAGGGCACGGCAAGGTGATCGGCGAATCCCTGAGCGACGGCATGCAGCCTTACCTGGGCTTGTGTTTCCCGGCGTCGGACATCCCGCCCCAGGCCCGCGAACTCTACCGGCTGAACTGGATCCGTGTGATTCCCGACGCTGTCTATACGCCGGTGCCGATCCTGCCGGCCCTGCGCCCGGATACCGGCCAGGCTCTGGACCTCAGCTTCGCGGTGCTGCGCAGTGTCTCGCCGGTGCACTGCCATTACTTGAAAAACATGGGCGTGCGCTCCTCGATGAGCATCTCCTTGATCAAGGATGACCAGCTCTGGGGCCTGATCACCTGTGGCCACCGCGAGCCTTTGCGCGTGCCCCATGAGTTACGCACGGCCTGCACCAGCGTCGGCCAGTTCCTGTCGATGCAGATCACCTTGCTTCAGGAGCAGGAGGCGCGGCGTCAGCAGTTGGAAAAGACCGTCATGATCGAGGCGTTGGCCAGCGCCATGGCGTTGGACACCTGCGATGTGATGGAGAGCTTGCGCCCGCACGCCCAGACGTTACTGGACCTGACGGCGGCAAGCGGGCTGGCGATTCTGGTGGAAGAGCGTTTGCATCGCTTTGGCGTGTGCCCCGGCGAAGATGAAATTCGCGCCCTCTACCCCTGGATCCGGCAACAGGAAAAAGGTGTGGTTGCCAGTCACCAACTGGGCGCGGACTTTGCGCCGGCCGCTGCCTATGAAGGCATCGCCAGTGGCCTGTTGGCATTTCGCCTGCCTAAGCCGGTGGACAACGCGGTGATGTGGTTCCGTCCCGAGGTGAAGACGACGGTGCATTGGAGCGGTGAGCCGATAAAATCCCGCGAAGCCGGCACCGCTTCACTGAGCCCGCGCCAGTCGTTTGAATTGTGGAAGCAGCAAGTCGACGGCAAGGCGCAGCAGTGGTCGACCTCGGAAATACTCGCGGTGGAGAGCCTGCGCCGTAACGCCCTCGAGCATGACCTGGCGCGCCAGGTGCAGCGCGAGCATGCCGCCGTGCGCGCACGGGATGAGCTGGTGGCGGTGGTGTCCCATGACCTGCGCAGCCCGTTGACCATCCTGCTGATGCAATGCGGCATGATGCGCAAGTTGGTGCCCGCCGAAGAAACCCAGGCCAACCGGCGCCTGACCACGGCGATTGAAACCATGCAGACCGCCACGTCGCGCATGAATACGTTGCTCGAAGACCTGATCGATATTTCGCGCATCGAGGCCGGGCACTATCGGGTGGCCCTGCAACCGCTGGAGGTAGACGCGACCCTCGACCAACTCGGCTTGATGTGGCACCCGCTGGCGGCGGCCAAGGGCATCAATCTGACGTGGCGCGCGCAGCCGCAGTTGCGTATCCAGGCCGACCCGGAGCGGTTGTTCCAGGTGTTTTCCAACCTGCTCGGCAATGCCCTCAAGTTCACCGGCCTGGGGGGCGCCATCGAAGTGATCGCTCAAGCGGCAGA
It contains:
- a CDS encoding ATP-binding protein: MKPLTATGADLRDDCASEPIHIPGAIQPHGVLLTLSEPTLVVLQASANINTELGLGTASVTGQALGSLIGEAALAQVRLALADLDADEDEQHQVTLKGALYDALLHRHQGLLFLELERAVIPQHAAALHVARTLRRLQSAKTLDGLYQICVTEIRALTGYDRVTLYRFEQEGHGKVIGESLSDGMQPYLGLCFPASDIPPQARELYRLNWIRVIPDAVYTPVPILPALRPDTGQALDLSFAVLRSVSPVHCHYLKNMGVRSSMSISLIKDDQLWGLITCGHREPLRVPHELRTACTSVGQFLSMQITLLQEQEARRQQLEKTVMIEALASAMALDTCDVMESLRPHAQTLLDLTAASGLAILVEERLHRFGVCPGEDEIRALYPWIRQQEKGVVASHQLGADFAPAAAYEGIASGLLAFRLPKPVDNAVMWFRPEVKTTVHWSGEPIKSREAGTASLSPRQSFELWKQQVDGKAQQWSTSEILAVESLRRNALEHDLARQVQREHAAVRARDELVAVVSHDLRSPLTILLMQCGMMRKLVPAEETQANRRLTTAIETMQTATSRMNTLLEDLIDISRIEAGHYRVALQPLEVDATLDQLGLMWHPLAAAKGINLTWRAQPQLRIQADPERLFQVFSNLLGNALKFTGLGGAIEVIAQAADDEVLFRVCDNGVGIGAAQLPYIFERYWTSREGNPNGSGLGLYISHGIIQAHGGTLWAESVAGQGSVFSFRLAAAV